A stretch of the Saccharolobus caldissimus genome encodes the following:
- a CDS encoding SufD family Fe-S cluster assembly protein translates to MQWLKLGVVDIQIAKKIIADNFAEDKDEREKAFSIYLTKPYQTIHDSPTIKYYTDWNLYDSLNINNISLQKVYRTEDKYLINIKDDDIIIGKDVNVDDNIKDGILNIDEHKLVSLSLSLSRRITIKESGQYYIKHTITKPNYFSPSHLIIEVPKDIEIKLIYEVSNFADNSLVSPLISINIEEGGKLDFQFINLSGNNSLLFSYIKANIKGKLDSSIFVNGAKMAHVEFITKLWENSISNFSSRALGTYNNRIDIVNNVIHLGERSSSNGNMKAISNDQAFTVVRGTASINETAIDSSTSIIGRSLILGKEAKAVVSPMLEVKTGRVVMAKHSASITRIDENQIFYLQSRGFNKKEAEGLIIRGFIIEEQDPEGLKNKIEEILTSLGY, encoded by the coding sequence GTGCAGTGGCTTAAATTGGGAGTAGTTGACATTCAAATAGCAAAAAAAATCATTGCAGATAACTTTGCAGAGGATAAAGATGAAAGGGAAAAAGCGTTTTCCATTTATCTTACCAAACCCTATCAAACGATACATGATTCACCTACTATCAAATACTATACAGATTGGAATTTATATGACTCATTAAATATAAATAATATTTCATTGCAAAAGGTATATCGTACTGAGGATAAGTATTTAATTAATATTAAAGATGATGATATAATTATTGGTAAAGATGTAAATGTTGATGATAATATTAAAGACGGTATACTTAATATCGATGAACATAAACTTGTATCTTTATCCCTTTCTTTATCTAGGAGAATAACGATTAAAGAAAGTGGACAATATTACATTAAACATACAATCACCAAACCTAATTATTTCTCCCCTTCCCATTTGATTATAGAAGTGCCGAAAGATATAGAGATCAAATTAATTTATGAAGTGTCAAATTTCGCTGATAATTCTCTAGTTAGTCCATTAATATCTATAAATATAGAAGAAGGAGGTAAGTTAGATTTTCAGTTTATAAATCTTTCTGGCAATAATAGTTTACTATTCTCTTATATAAAAGCTAATATAAAGGGTAAGTTAGATTCCTCAATATTCGTAAACGGAGCTAAAATGGCTCATGTAGAATTTATTACCAAACTATGGGAAAATAGTATAAGTAACTTTTCCTCCAGAGCTTTAGGTACATATAATAATAGAATAGACATTGTAAATAATGTAATACATTTAGGAGAGAGAAGTAGCAGCAACGGAAATATGAAGGCAATTTCAAATGATCAAGCATTTACTGTAGTAAGGGGTACTGCTAGTATAAACGAAACAGCAATAGATTCCTCAACTTCTATAATAGGTAGGTCGTTAATTTTAGGAAAGGAAGCAAAGGCAGTAGTTTCACCTATGCTTGAAGTTAAAACTGGAAGAGTAGTTATGGCTAAGCATTCTGCATCAATAACTAGAATTGATGAAAATCAAATTTTCTATCTTCAAAGTAGAGGGTTTAACAAAAAAGAGGCTGAAGGGCTTATAATTAGGGGATTTATTATCGAGGAGCAAGACCCAGAGGGCTTAAAAAATAAAATTGAAGAAATACTTACTTCATTAGGTTATTAG
- a CDS encoding ribbon-helix-helix protein, CopG family: MVRVITFKAEEELLIKLDLFAVNKKMSRSEVIRKAIEKYLQEAAGGI, translated from the coding sequence ATGGTAAGAGTAATAACTTTTAAGGCAGAAGAAGAACTTTTAATAAAACTCGATTTATTTGCAGTTAATAAAAAAATGAGCAGAAGTGAAGTAATTAGAAAAGCTATAGAAAAGTATTTGCAAGAAGCCGCCGGCGGGATTTGA
- a CDS encoding adenosylcobalamin-dependent ribonucleoside-diphosphate reductase: MEELLYSVSLRKIKVVKRDGRLDEFKLEKILSKLVSVPDEVIDGIVKDIQNNVKDNSIDTKTIADIVERNLIENSLKYPNLMELAKRYVLARIYNHVYGKGKWKDFDQKDLLLSYNALKVLEARYLLKDPNTLRYIETPQMLFRRVARFLAKVESKYGKSEEEIKKLEDKFYDMISDLRFVPNSPTLMNSETRLGILSACFVIPVKDAMTTPEGDGIYDALRATALVHQQGGGTGFDFSELRPKGDVVASTAGVASGPVSFMKVFDASTDVIKQGGKRRGANMGVMHVWHADIEDFIKAKTGQLKDVQLQNFNISVGVYDYFMEAVERGETVPLINPRKTKIPGTDHEYYITRARGYMKEEWVQEIILDELEEKGGSVSLDESKIVTVDEALIIANKEGAIVRYVNAKSLFDEIVKGAWDSGDPGLLFIDTINRRHPVWYLGKINATNPCGEEPLLPWESCNLGSINLEKFVIEINGKPVIDWSGLADTITYAVRFLDNVIDANRYPLKQIEEATKRTRKIGLGVMGLARMFIKLGISYDSVDALYLSYQLAKFIYYYAYKASIDLAKEKGPFPAYNSKLYRDIWESAISFEELLNIAGIQERPSDYVRKLASVVDKLDLSELKGERLKYGLRNSTVVSIAPTGTISIIAGTSSSIEPLFALAFVRNVAVGKFIEIDPLFLEYLRKYELDDPEVIQKIAETGTIGENVFMPRSLRRLFRTAHEVSPIYHVLHQAMWQQWNDSGTSKTINLRTEEPPETVEKVYLLAWKLGIKGITVYRDKSKQQQVIYFGVKKEREEYEKKKEEKKSIVPSSFRMESKFVEVSETYAGGCKTCEL, translated from the coding sequence ATGGAAGAGCTATTATATTCTGTATCATTGCGTAAGATTAAGGTAGTAAAAAGGGACGGAAGGTTAGATGAGTTTAAGTTAGAGAAAATATTATCTAAGCTTGTTTCAGTTCCAGATGAGGTAATAGATGGAATTGTTAAGGATATTCAGAATAACGTTAAGGATAATAGTATTGATACTAAGACTATTGCTGATATTGTAGAGAGGAATTTAATAGAGAATTCTTTAAAGTATCCTAATTTAATGGAATTGGCAAAAAGGTATGTATTAGCTAGGATATATAATCATGTTTATGGAAAGGGTAAATGGAAGGATTTTGATCAAAAAGATTTATTATTATCCTATAATGCCTTAAAAGTTTTAGAGGCAAGATATTTACTGAAAGATCCTAATACATTAAGATATATCGAAACCCCGCAGATGTTATTTAGGAGAGTAGCAAGGTTTTTAGCTAAGGTTGAAAGTAAATATGGTAAATCTGAAGAGGAAATAAAGAAATTGGAGGATAAATTTTATGATATGATAAGCGATTTGAGATTTGTTCCTAATTCGCCTACTTTAATGAATAGTGAAACTAGGTTAGGTATTTTATCTGCATGTTTCGTGATTCCAGTTAAGGACGCGATGACTACTCCGGAAGGTGATGGTATATATGATGCTTTAAGGGCTACTGCCTTAGTTCATCAACAAGGTGGAGGTACTGGGTTTGATTTTTCTGAACTTAGACCTAAAGGAGATGTTGTAGCGTCTACTGCTGGTGTAGCTTCTGGGCCAGTGTCTTTTATGAAGGTCTTTGATGCATCTACTGACGTTATTAAGCAAGGGGGTAAGAGGAGAGGTGCAAATATGGGTGTTATGCATGTTTGGCATGCTGATATTGAGGACTTCATTAAAGCTAAAACTGGTCAGCTTAAAGATGTGCAACTTCAAAACTTTAATATTTCAGTTGGGGTTTACGATTATTTCATGGAAGCTGTAGAGAGAGGTGAAACTGTACCACTAATCAACCCTAGGAAAACTAAAATTCCTGGGACGGATCACGAATATTATATTACTAGAGCTAGGGGCTATATGAAAGAGGAATGGGTTCAAGAAATTATATTGGATGAATTAGAAGAGAAGGGTGGTTCAGTTTCATTAGATGAAAGTAAGATTGTTACTGTAGATGAAGCTTTAATTATTGCTAATAAGGAAGGGGCTATTGTAAGGTATGTTAATGCTAAATCCCTATTTGACGAAATTGTTAAGGGTGCTTGGGATAGTGGAGATCCAGGCTTATTGTTTATAGATACTATTAATAGAAGGCATCCTGTGTGGTATTTGGGTAAGATAAACGCTACTAATCCTTGTGGTGAAGAGCCATTATTACCTTGGGAATCTTGTAATTTAGGTTCTATAAACCTTGAGAAGTTCGTGATTGAAATTAATGGTAAACCAGTAATAGACTGGTCTGGTTTAGCTGATACCATAACATATGCAGTTAGGTTTTTGGACAATGTGATAGATGCTAATCGATATCCGTTAAAACAGATTGAGGAAGCTACTAAGAGGACTAGGAAGATTGGTCTAGGTGTTATGGGTCTCGCTAGAATGTTCATTAAATTAGGAATATCCTACGATAGTGTTGATGCTCTATATCTATCCTATCAATTAGCAAAATTTATTTACTATTATGCTTACAAAGCTTCAATAGATTTGGCTAAGGAAAAGGGTCCATTCCCAGCGTATAATTCCAAACTTTATAGGGATATCTGGGAGTCCGCGATAAGCTTTGAAGAATTATTAAATATAGCTGGAATTCAAGAGAGGCCATCTGATTATGTTAGGAAGTTAGCATCAGTTGTTGATAAGTTAGACTTATCAGAGCTTAAGGGAGAGAGGTTAAAATATGGTTTAAGAAACTCTACAGTAGTTTCAATAGCTCCTACCGGTACTATATCTATAATAGCTGGGACTTCATCCTCAATAGAACCTTTATTTGCATTAGCCTTTGTAAGAAATGTAGCTGTTGGTAAATTTATTGAAATAGATCCATTATTTTTAGAATATTTGAGAAAATATGAGCTAGATGATCCAGAGGTCATACAGAAGATTGCTGAAACTGGGACGATAGGAGAAAATGTATTTATGCCGAGATCTTTAAGGAGGTTATTTAGAACAGCGCATGAGGTATCGCCAATATATCATGTTTTGCATCAAGCAATGTGGCAACAGTGGAACGACTCTGGGACTTCAAAGACGATTAACTTAAGGACCGAAGAACCTCCAGAAACTGTAGAAAAAGTATATTTACTTGCATGGAAGTTAGGCATTAAGGGAATAACTGTATATAGAGATAAGAGTAAGCAACAACAAGTAATTTACTTCGGGGTAAAGAAAGAAAGAGAAGAATATGAAAAGAAAAAAGAGGAAAAGAAATCAATTGTTCCATCATCATTTAGAATGGAAAGTAAATTTGTGGAAGTTTCTGAAACGTATGCAGGTGGATGTAAGACTTGTGAATTATAA
- a CDS encoding transcriptional regulator has product MSLQLPCEFSVREILPAVRSIVAEKLIKEKNLSEYKAASLMGLTPAAVSNYLKSKRGSNLKSILEKDEKFMDLVSEVTNRIVSSNSNLSIYYCILCSEGKKVLNRHGYNLSPCLYETNEVK; this is encoded by the coding sequence ATGTCATTGCAATTACCATGTGAGTTTTCTGTCAGAGAGATATTGCCTGCAGTTAGGTCTATAGTTGCTGAGAAATTAATAAAAGAGAAAAATTTGTCAGAATATAAGGCTGCAAGTCTAATGGGATTGACACCTGCAGCCGTTTCGAATTATTTAAAAAGCAAAAGGGGTAGTAATTTAAAATCCATTCTGGAAAAAGATGAAAAATTTATGGATTTAGTATCTGAGGTTACCAATAGGATTGTAAGTTCGAATTCGAATTTATCTATTTATTACTGTATTTTGTGCTCTGAGGGTAAAAAAGTTCTTAATAGGCATGGATATAATTTAAGTCCTTGTTTATATGAGACTAATGAAGTCAAATAG